Proteins from a genomic interval of uncultured Desulfuromusa sp.:
- a CDS encoding radical SAM protein yields the protein MTQAVVANKTETKTDMKLLELTQSVCPVCLDVIDARIVVNNNAVFMEKACPQHGAYSTYLWPDEEHYRWLKNFKFPYIRPNALKPVRNGCPEDCGPCQSHLNRPRLVELELTQRCNLRCPICFMAADDNQANLTTDLKLSVIERQLINIMNQCGPQTSIQLTGGEPTIREDLPDIISLCREIGFSAIEVNTNGVVISRDINYLERLAASGATGIYMQFDGLDNEVFKTIRGANLLGTKLRAIDNCRSMGMPVVLAMAIIRGVNDRQMGKVLQFGLENRDVIAGVAYQPAFGSGRFEITDKKPLTMGDAIYELSEQSNGLLTPYDFWPTGCSHPLCDATTYVLPQPQGLVPMSKIISVQDYLHHFNPASPQGSVLPDIADKMYPGHEPGLSILIMNYMDAMSMDLKRLRQCSMTVAGEEGTQIPFCSYQLTNIDGLKRSELAGKSIPGSR from the coding sequence ATGACGCAGGCAGTCGTGGCAAACAAAACTGAGACAAAAACAGATATGAAACTTTTAGAACTCACACAAAGCGTTTGCCCGGTCTGCCTGGATGTCATTGATGCCCGTATTGTCGTTAATAACAATGCCGTGTTTATGGAAAAGGCCTGTCCTCAGCACGGGGCCTACTCGACTTACCTCTGGCCGGATGAAGAACATTATCGTTGGTTGAAGAACTTTAAATTCCCCTATATCCGCCCGAATGCTTTAAAACCCGTCCGCAATGGCTGCCCAGAGGATTGTGGCCCTTGTCAATCACATCTGAATCGTCCACGTCTTGTCGAACTGGAACTGACTCAGCGGTGTAATTTACGATGCCCTATCTGCTTCATGGCAGCAGATGACAATCAGGCCAACCTGACGACTGACCTCAAGCTCTCAGTCATTGAGCGACAACTTATCAACATCATGAACCAGTGCGGTCCTCAAACCAGCATCCAGTTGACCGGGGGAGAACCGACCATCCGCGAAGACCTGCCTGACATCATCTCACTTTGTCGCGAAATTGGCTTCAGTGCGATCGAAGTGAATACGAATGGTGTCGTCATCAGTCGTGACATTAACTACCTTGAGCGTCTTGCTGCATCAGGTGCAACAGGTATTTATATGCAGTTTGACGGTCTGGACAACGAAGTTTTCAAAACAATCCGCGGCGCCAACCTCTTGGGAACCAAATTGCGGGCAATTGACAACTGTCGTTCCATGGGCATGCCGGTCGTCTTGGCGATGGCGATCATCAGAGGAGTCAATGACCGACAGATGGGTAAAGTCCTTCAATTCGGTCTGGAAAATCGGGATGTCATCGCTGGTGTCGCCTATCAGCCAGCGTTCGGTTCTGGACGATTTGAAATTACTGACAAGAAACCTTTGACCATGGGAGATGCCATTTATGAACTTTCGGAGCAAAGCAATGGCCTGCTTACTCCCTACGATTTCTGGCCGACAGGCTGTTCTCATCCGCTGTGTGACGCAACAACTTATGTTCTGCCACAGCCGCAAGGCTTAGTTCCTATGAGCAAAATTATCAGTGTTCAAGATTACCTGCATCATTTCAATCCAGCTAGTCCACAGGGCTCTGTTTTACCTGACATTGCCGACAAAATGTATCCAGGCCATGAGCCAGGTCTGTCAATACTGATCATGAATTATATGGATGCGATGAGTATGGACTTAAAACGTCTGCGTCAGTGTAGTATGACCGTTGCTGGTGAAGAAGGCACCCAGATCCCATTCTGTTCATATCAATTGACAAACATCGACGGACTTAAACGTTCAGAGCTGGCAGGAAAAAGCATTCCTGGCTCCAGATAG
- a CDS encoding oxidoreductase — protein sequence MSEKETQNGLLINYQWCTGCHACEVAIKKILNLPVGKHGIKLLENGPWEVTPGKFEWDYIPVPTQLVGSNPDLEPGEDIKFAVKHCNALCMEYGPMEELAKKAATMGPKVVVFAV from the coding sequence ATGTCCGAAAAAGAAACCCAAAACGGACTGTTGATTAACTATCAATGGTGTACCGGCTGCCACGCTTGCGAGGTAGCAATCAAAAAAATCCTGAACTTACCGGTTGGTAAGCACGGCATCAAATTACTTGAGAACGGTCCTTGGGAAGTTACACCTGGTAAATTCGAGTGGGACTATATCCCTGTACCAACTCAACTTGTCGGTTCCAACCCTGATCTGGAACCAGGTGAAGATATTAAATTCGCAGTTAAGCATTGTAATGCACTGTGTATGGAATACGGTCCAATGGAAGAATTAGCTAAAAAAGCGGCTACCATGGGTCCAAAAGTAGTAGTTTTTGCCGTTTAA
- a CDS encoding molybdopterin-dependent oxidoreductase, with translation MAMSKEWKTENEDGSVTVRTCAWSPPGDHPVGYGMKLTVKNNQLIKVEGDEEHPISQGRLCVRNLTLADYVHHPSRILTPMKRKPEDRGKDKWTKISWDEAWDIIVPKIKEFKEKHGAESIVVFGGTGRQACLYYYPLGFASIGTPNVCYPLSGWSCYGPRCSITDYVLGAGYPEIDYAGFYEDRYDDPRFTLPELIVEWGKNALYSNPDGFFGHALIDMMKRGTKMIHIDPRMTWLGTRCEHVCQLRPGTDSALGLGFLNVIINEELYDKDFVENWTYGFDELKERVQEYPPSKVADITWVPESTIIECARMMATAKPCAIQWGLATDENPNGVQMGHAILSLMAITGNLDVPGGVTIGPPAALLGKWRVETRSNLSDELWDKRIGAKEWPALSTAMATTHPDETLDTLESGKPYRLRMGWFNSSNFITPTCTAQPDRWYHACKSLEFNVVQDLFMTPTAMAFGDVFLPVSTFAEQDGVVVTHFGRNAVTLGPINEALRVGDTKSDIEVCIELGKKLHPNMWDYKDVPDFFSKQLEPELGIDFDGLREKGAFQPEYTYKKYEKGLLRGDGEPGFNTVTGMVELSSTLFEAWGDDALPYFKEPPYSPVSTPELFSEYPLILTTGARKVTSFHSEHRQIAVLREIDPDPEVELNPATAKDLGINNGDWVLLENMFGKAKLRAKVTPTIHPKVVHATHGWWFPEKEAEEPSLYGVWQSNINTLVPHKHIGKLGFGCPMKQMICRASRLDSFDSYNITV, from the coding sequence ATGGCAATGAGTAAAGAATGGAAAACAGAAAATGAGGATGGCTCCGTAACAGTCAGGACCTGTGCCTGGTCACCTCCAGGAGATCATCCGGTCGGCTACGGTATGAAGCTGACTGTTAAAAACAATCAACTGATTAAAGTAGAAGGTGATGAAGAGCACCCTATCAGCCAAGGTCGTCTCTGTGTTCGTAACCTGACTCTGGCTGACTACGTCCACCACCCCTCCCGGATTTTAACGCCAATGAAGCGTAAGCCGGAAGATCGTGGCAAGGACAAGTGGACCAAGATCTCCTGGGACGAAGCTTGGGATATCATTGTTCCGAAGATCAAAGAATTTAAAGAAAAGCACGGAGCTGAGTCGATCGTCGTTTTCGGTGGTACTGGTCGCCAAGCTTGTCTCTACTACTACCCTCTCGGTTTTGCTTCTATCGGCACTCCGAACGTTTGCTATCCATTAAGCGGTTGGTCCTGCTACGGCCCACGCTGCTCAATTACCGACTACGTCCTTGGTGCCGGATATCCGGAAATCGACTATGCCGGTTTCTACGAAGATCGTTACGATGACCCAAGATTCACACTGCCGGAACTGATCGTCGAATGGGGTAAAAACGCCCTCTACTCCAACCCGGACGGTTTCTTCGGACATGCTTTGATCGACATGATGAAGCGTGGCACCAAGATGATTCACATCGATCCTCGGATGACCTGGCTTGGCACTCGCTGCGAGCATGTCTGTCAGCTGCGTCCTGGTACCGACAGCGCTTTGGGTCTCGGTTTCCTTAACGTTATCATCAACGAGGAACTGTATGACAAGGACTTCGTTGAAAACTGGACTTACGGTTTCGACGAGCTCAAAGAGCGCGTTCAAGAATACCCACCAAGCAAAGTTGCTGATATTACCTGGGTTCCAGAGAGCACCATTATCGAGTGTGCACGTATGATGGCTACCGCCAAACCATGCGCGATCCAATGGGGTCTGGCAACTGACGAGAACCCGAACGGTGTGCAGATGGGTCACGCTATTCTGTCACTTATGGCAATCACCGGTAACTTGGATGTTCCTGGCGGTGTTACCATTGGTCCCCCAGCAGCACTTCTCGGTAAGTGGCGTGTTGAAACCCGGAGCAACCTGTCGGACGAATTGTGGGACAAACGGATTGGCGCTAAAGAATGGCCAGCCCTCAGTACTGCAATGGCAACCACCCATCCGGACGAAACGTTGGATACTCTGGAAAGCGGCAAGCCGTATCGCCTGCGCATGGGCTGGTTTAACAGTAGTAACTTTATTACACCAACCTGTACGGCACAGCCTGACCGTTGGTACCATGCTTGTAAGTCATTGGAGTTCAACGTTGTTCAAGACCTCTTCATGACACCTACAGCCATGGCATTTGGTGACGTGTTCCTACCGGTTTCAACTTTCGCTGAGCAAGATGGCGTCGTCGTTACTCACTTTGGTCGTAACGCTGTTACCCTCGGTCCCATCAACGAAGCACTTAGAGTTGGTGATACCAAGTCCGATATTGAAGTGTGTATTGAACTTGGTAAAAAACTGCATCCAAACATGTGGGACTACAAAGATGTCCCAGATTTCTTCTCAAAACAGCTTGAGCCGGAACTCGGTATCGACTTTGACGGCTTGAGAGAAAAGGGTGCATTCCAACCTGAATATACCTACAAGAAGTACGAAAAAGGCTTGTTGCGTGGTGATGGAGAGCCTGGTTTCAACACCGTTACCGGTATGGTTGAGCTCTCATCAACTCTATTTGAAGCTTGGGGCGATGATGCTCTCCCCTACTTCAAAGAACCACCATACAGTCCAGTCAGTACTCCTGAGCTGTTCAGTGAGTATCCACTGATTCTCACTACTGGTGCACGTAAAGTTACCTCGTTCCACTCCGAGCACCGTCAAATTGCTGTTCTGCGTGAAATCGATCCAGATCCAGAAGTCGAATTGAATCCCGCGACAGCGAAAGATCTCGGCATCAACAATGGCGACTGGGTTCTATTGGAGAACATGTTCGGTAAAGCAAAGCTCAGAGCTAAGGTGACGCCGACAATCCATCCAAAAGTTGTTCATGCAACTCACGGCTGGTGGTTCCCAGAAAAAGAAGCTGAAGAGCCTAGCCTCTATGGTGTCTGGCAGTCGAACATTAACACCTTGGTACCGCATAAGCATATCGGAAAGCTTGGTTTCGGTTGCCCAATGAAGCAAATGATCTGCCGGGCTTCACGCCTGGATAGCTTCGATAGTTACAACATCACAGTTTAA
- the nrfD gene encoding NrfD/PsrC family molybdoenzyme membrane anchor subunit: MSTKHQTWGWMLAVDFFFAGMGGAMLVIASVIDLFIAPNQLSLLGNIVGPLCMCVGCGFLILELGRPFQAWRVFMNPKAILTFGAWMMTIAIISGFVYASFAINHSLIFWREWDFLRQLLAVVNIITGLVVATYPGVLLGRHKGRPFWVGPGIMGLFLLSSVVTGLALHFLCAMILPIENSVLSSLPKLIAALLLLQGLLWAGYLWIKATGTTAAETTSAQRWINGDLAKGFKISFILIGTLVPMIIVLIPVSIFQGIAALLVLFGGVMMRMQTVTSGKDRTFLPGELQYRSRLPQGNEKFLKKAWM; this comes from the coding sequence ATGAGCACAAAACATCAAACCTGGGGCTGGATGCTGGCAGTCGATTTCTTTTTTGCCGGAATGGGAGGGGCCATGCTGGTCATCGCCTCTGTCATCGACCTCTTTATCGCACCCAACCAGTTATCTTTACTGGGAAACATTGTCGGTCCACTGTGTATGTGTGTCGGTTGCGGTTTCCTGATTCTTGAACTGGGTCGTCCCTTTCAGGCTTGGCGGGTTTTTATGAACCCTAAAGCAATCCTGACTTTCGGCGCATGGATGATGACGATTGCCATTATTTCCGGCTTTGTCTATGCGTCCTTCGCCATCAACCATAGTCTGATCTTCTGGCGCGAATGGGACTTTCTGCGCCAATTGCTGGCGGTAGTCAACATCATAACCGGTTTAGTCGTCGCCACTTACCCAGGCGTACTGCTAGGACGACATAAAGGCCGTCCATTCTGGGTCGGTCCCGGGATCATGGGGCTGTTTCTACTCTCATCAGTGGTCACCGGCTTAGCACTGCATTTCCTCTGCGCAATGATTTTACCGATTGAAAATTCTGTCCTGAGCAGCCTGCCGAAACTCATTGCAGCCTTACTGCTACTTCAGGGACTGCTGTGGGCGGGATACCTGTGGATTAAAGCAACCGGAACCACAGCAGCGGAGACGACAAGTGCTCAGCGCTGGATTAACGGTGATCTCGCAAAAGGATTCAAGATATCATTCATCCTGATCGGAACTCTCGTACCGATGATCATAGTCCTGATTCCTGTGTCAATATTTCAAGGGATTGCAGCATTGCTGGTTTTGTTTGGCGGCGTAATGATGCGTATGCAGACCGTCACCAGCGGCAAAGACCGGACATTTCTGCCTGGTGAGTTGCAGTATCGATCGCGCTTGCCACAAGGGAACGAAAAGTTCCTCAAGAAAGCGTGGATGTAG
- a CDS encoding 4Fe-4S dicluster domain-containing protein, with product MARYAMVMDTRRCIACHSCTVACKVRNELPVDMIYNPVTTDGPHGTFPNLSMRFLPLICMHCDNSPCVDACPTGASIQAENGIVHVDDKKCVGCLSCIMACPYGARYHNHETGAVNKCDFCLDRVEEGLLPHCVETCHQKARIFGDLDDENSEVSKLINENQAVQLLPELNTDPCVFYIY from the coding sequence ATGGCTCGTTATGCAATGGTGATGGATACCAGGCGTTGTATCGCCTGTCATTCCTGTACGGTCGCTTGTAAGGTTCGTAATGAACTGCCGGTCGATATGATTTACAACCCGGTGACCACTGATGGCCCGCATGGGACTTTTCCTAATCTTAGTATGCGCTTTCTACCTTTGATTTGCATGCATTGCGACAATTCACCCTGCGTCGATGCCTGTCCAACGGGCGCTTCGATTCAGGCCGAGAACGGCATTGTTCATGTTGACGACAAAAAGTGCGTCGGTTGTCTGTCCTGTATTATGGCTTGTCCATACGGTGCGCGCTACCACAACCATGAAACCGGTGCTGTGAACAAATGTGATTTCTGTTTAGATCGAGTGGAGGAAGGGCTGCTGCCGCACTGCGTCGAAACATGTCATCAGAAAGCCCGTATTTTTGGTGATCTGGACGATGAAAACAGCGAAGTGTCCAAGCTGATAAATGAGAATCAGGCTGTCCAGTTATTACCTGAACTGAACACCGATCCTTGCGTCTTTTACATCTACTGA